One genomic segment of Pedobacter endophyticus includes these proteins:
- a CDS encoding FadR/GntR family transcriptional regulator encodes MDSILDFNKVDTSSLVDRVEDNLVQLLQEKKLKVGDSIPTELELCNILGVSRTVVREALLRLRLMGLIDSKKKKGSVITSPDIFGVLSKSMNPHILDQETLKEIFEIRLVLEIGMADFLYHKISKEDIEELKVIVGNEPAGASDFLFNIEHEIAFHGKLYEITGNSTLKKFQNLLLPIFDYVNNSGLLKKNAKLHKFVSHKGLVDILENGSPEIFRNAMRNHLENHFARLFSED; translated from the coding sequence ATGGATTCGATACTTGATTTTAATAAAGTGGATACCAGTTCGTTGGTCGATCGTGTTGAGGATAATCTGGTTCAGTTACTGCAAGAAAAAAAACTCAAAGTTGGCGACAGCATTCCCACTGAGCTCGAACTCTGCAACATTTTGGGTGTAAGTCGCACCGTTGTTCGCGAAGCCCTGCTCCGTTTAAGGTTGATGGGTTTAATCGATTCTAAAAAAAAGAAAGGGTCTGTCATTACATCGCCCGATATATTTGGGGTTTTGAGCAAGAGCATGAACCCTCATATTCTGGATCAGGAAACGTTAAAGGAAATTTTTGAGATCCGTTTAGTTTTAGAAATTGGAATGGCCGATTTTCTTTATCACAAAATCAGCAAGGAGGATATAGAAGAACTAAAGGTAATTGTTGGCAATGAACCAGCCGGGGCGAGCGATTTCTTATTCAACATTGAGCATGAAATTGCGTTTCACGGAAAATTGTATGAAATAACGGGTAATTCTACGCTGAAAAAATTCCAAAACCTGCTTCTGCCAATTTTTGATTACGTAAACAACAGCGGTCTTTTAAAAAAGAATGCCAAGCTTCATAAGTTCGTTTCGCACAAGGGTTTGGTTGATATTTTAGAAAACGGTTCTCCCGAAATTTTTCGCAATGCGATGAGAAACCACCTTGAAAATCATTTTGCACGGCTTTTTTCGGAAGACTAA
- a CDS encoding glycoside hydrolase family 16 protein, producing MKSLFIWLMLFIPISLTAQPAKQVQTTTSKNKSWKLIFSDDFSAAGKFDENKWSYSPRGNPAWAKFLTPSAEYVFQKSGNLILRMDDRAIDGDKVPYHSGGIQTAEKFNLTYGKVEVRAKFNSGKGSWPAIWMMPEKPLYGNWPASGEIDIMEHVNHEKVVHQTIHNGMVTDAEGGSSATHQASYKENKYNIYSIIWAPDSITFHVNGVHEYTYRRDAPGGSRQWPFDQPFYLILNQSGGAGWPGAIDKLDLPFTMAVDWVRVYKSNGPDTAEK from the coding sequence ATGAAATCCCTATTTATCTGGCTGATGCTATTTATTCCAATCAGTCTCACTGCTCAGCCTGCAAAACAGGTTCAAACAACCACTTCAAAAAACAAAAGCTGGAAACTGATTTTCTCTGATGATTTTAGTGCCGCCGGTAAATTTGACGAAAATAAATGGTCTTATTCGCCCAGGGGCAATCCGGCATGGGCAAAGTTTTTAACGCCTTCTGCGGAATATGTTTTTCAAAAAAGCGGAAATCTAATCCTTCGAATGGACGATCGGGCGATTGATGGCGATAAAGTTCCCTACCATTCGGGTGGCATACAAACCGCTGAAAAATTTAATTTAACCTACGGAAAAGTAGAAGTAAGGGCGAAGTTTAATTCAGGCAAAGGATCGTGGCCGGCCATTTGGATGATGCCCGAAAAGCCTTTGTATGGCAATTGGCCTGCTAGCGGCGAAATTGATATTATGGAGCATGTTAACCATGAGAAAGTTGTTCATCAAACGATACACAACGGAATGGTTACGGATGCCGAAGGCGGAAGTTCGGCAACACATCAAGCCAGTTACAAAGAAAATAAATACAATATTTACAGTATCATCTGGGCGCCCGATTCGATAACTTTCCACGTTAACGGCGTTCATGAATATACCTATCGGCGAGATGCGCCCGGCGGTTCCAGGCAATGGCCATTCGATCAGCCGTTTTATTTAATTTTAAATCAATCGGGCGGAGCCGGCTGGCCGGGAGCAATCGATAAGCTCGATTTGCCGTTTACAATGGCCGTAGATTGGGTGCGGGTGTACAAATCCAACGGCCCTGATACTGCCGAAAAATAA
- a CDS encoding LamG domain-containing protein translates to MPPPKNASHQVNLQYQQFQLLSSKSGEGACLNLRGKQKSVNDVVINYVPSKTGFKDRSGNNQQPLNYTNTQSLKKIKKAIRFKGGNSYIETPVNEIGYDYTVFFEVNPSTNNPADAVLFSSSKSVVKLKQLNTGELGFSRDGYDFNFNYSVPENVWTKIAISGDNKGTSLYVNGVFVERLEGTMQTFKNTKDKMATVQTLFFPLKYIGAPVNSFNGAIASIVVFNKVLTPEFIKTL, encoded by the coding sequence ATCCCTCCTCCGAAGAATGCATCGCATCAGGTTAACCTTCAATATCAACAATTTCAATTACTGAGCAGCAAAAGTGGCGAAGGAGCTTGTCTCAACCTTCGGGGCAAACAAAAGAGTGTAAACGATGTAGTTATCAACTATGTTCCTTCGAAGACTGGCTTTAAAGATAGAAGTGGCAATAATCAGCAACCGCTCAACTACACCAATACACAATCGTTAAAAAAGATCAAAAAAGCCATTAGGTTTAAGGGCGGTAACAGCTACATAGAAACGCCTGTTAACGAAATTGGTTATGATTATACTGTTTTTTTCGAGGTGAACCCCTCAACCAATAATCCGGCCGATGCTGTACTCTTCTCATCTTCAAAATCTGTAGTAAAGCTTAAGCAATTAAACACGGGTGAGCTTGGTTTTTCAAGAGACGGTTACGATTTTAATTTTAACTACAGTGTGCCCGAAAACGTATGGACAAAAATTGCCATTAGCGGCGATAACAAAGGTACGTCGCTTTACGTAAACGGGGTTTTTGTAGAACGTCTTGAAGGAACTATGCAAACGTTTAAAAACACCAAAGATAAAATGGCCACGGTGCAAACGCTCTTTTTCCCATTGAAATATATCGGAGCCCCAGTTAACAGCTTCAATGGCGCTATTGCTTCAATTGTGGTCTTCAATAAAGTGTTAACGCCTGAGTTTATCAAAACCCTTTAA
- a CDS encoding DNA/RNA non-specific endonuclease, whose translation MKFKNILIYSGFIGVLSLSACSKKTAVEEETPVTPPKAATAYAITETFESGTKASYALDSVQLLTGKWALSDALLGNLAADAKNGAKSVRLRTGYLSMNFDITGTKMIYVSHAKYGTDANSTWQLLASTDGGKSYAQLGTDINETSTILVTDSFKVSTTGKIRFQIKKAGTTRINIDDISFKGTGDPGITVGAPNTDPTDNGNTGTAAPGRGTPEAGADAPPAGGDNSNLLFGNPSGAQATIVSAENYFIDQKYYVESYSVTRGIPNWVSWHLDPNNFNGAVTRKDDFASFTGLPANWYQVQSNSYSGSGFERSHNCPSGDRTSSSNANSATFLMTNMIPQAPNNNQKTWESFESYLRAQALNGYEVYVIMGSYGTGGIGSASASVINTINNGKVTVPSNVWKVAVLLKTGDNDLSRVTASTRVIAINTPNVNTIGANWKNYIVTVKDIESATGYNLLSNLPQNIQDVVEKVKDPGN comes from the coding sequence ATGAAATTTAAAAACATCCTTATCTATTCAGGATTTATTGGAGTCCTGTCCCTGTCTGCCTGTTCAAAAAAAACAGCAGTTGAAGAAGAAACTCCAGTGACCCCACCAAAAGCGGCAACTGCGTACGCCATTACCGAAACATTCGAATCTGGAACCAAAGCGAGCTATGCATTAGATAGTGTACAGCTATTGACCGGTAAATGGGCATTGAGCGACGCCCTTTTAGGCAACCTTGCCGCGGATGCTAAGAATGGCGCAAAGTCTGTAAGGCTGAGAACAGGCTACCTTTCTATGAATTTTGATATTACAGGAACCAAAATGATTTATGTATCGCACGCCAAATACGGCACAGATGCCAATTCAACTTGGCAGCTACTGGCTTCAACAGATGGTGGAAAGAGTTATGCTCAGCTTGGGACAGATATTAACGAAACCAGTACCATACTCGTAACAGATTCATTTAAAGTGAGTACTACCGGAAAAATCCGCTTTCAGATTAAAAAAGCAGGTACCACCAGAATCAATATCGATGATATTAGCTTTAAAGGTACAGGTGATCCAGGTATAACGGTAGGTGCGCCAAATACTGATCCAACAGACAATGGCAATACCGGAACTGCTGCACCGGGAAGAGGTACCCCTGAAGCCGGTGCAGATGCACCCCCAGCAGGCGGCGACAATTCCAACCTATTATTTGGCAATCCTTCAGGTGCCCAGGCCACTATTGTTTCAGCAGAAAATTACTTCATTGATCAAAAATACTATGTAGAGAGCTATAGTGTGACACGCGGCATACCAAATTGGGTAAGCTGGCATTTGGACCCAAACAATTTCAATGGGGCCGTAACCAGAAAAGACGATTTCGCTTCTTTCACGGGCCTGCCGGCGAATTGGTATCAGGTACAAAGCAATAGCTATTCAGGTTCCGGTTTTGAAAGAAGCCATAATTGTCCCAGTGGCGACCGGACCAGTTCGAGCAACGCCAATTCAGCGACATTTCTGATGACCAACATGATTCCCCAGGCACCAAACAACAATCAGAAAACCTGGGAATCGTTCGAAAGTTACCTCCGTGCGCAGGCATTAAACGGTTATGAGGTTTATGTAATTATGGGTAGCTACGGCACTGGCGGAATTGGTTCAGCAAGCGCATCGGTAATCAATACCATCAACAATGGGAAAGTAACCGTCCCGTCGAATGTATGGAAAGTGGCCGTACTGTTGAAAACAGGCGATAATGATTTAAGCCGCGTAACGGCTTCAACAAGAGTAATTGCAATTAATACCCCTAATGTGAACACCATTGGTGCCAATTGGAAAAATTATATCGTAACGGTAAAAGATATTGAAAGCGCAACGGGATATAACCTGCTTTCTAATCTGCCACAAAATATTCAGGATGTAGTGGAGAAAGTTAAAGACCCTGGAAACTAA
- a CDS encoding cold-shock protein, producing the protein MIRKQHYENYLEPGAFMAFYAKQMRLGKIKMVDTSKGIGFIEDENEQDIAFCLENTNDSLYAGDKVAFEIVLGEHGLMATNIKQI; encoded by the coding sequence ATGATAAGAAAGCAGCATTATGAAAACTATCTTGAACCTGGTGCGTTTATGGCTTTTTACGCCAAACAAATGAGATTAGGAAAGATAAAAATGGTTGATACCTCTAAAGGTATAGGATTTATAGAAGATGAGAATGAGCAGGATATTGCATTCTGCTTGGAGAATACAAATGATAGTTTATACGCTGGTGATAAAGTCGCATTTGAAATAGTTCTTGGCGAACATGGTCTGATGGCAACGAACATTAAGCAAATTTAA
- a CDS encoding RNA polymerase sigma factor produces the protein MTSNQFTTLIHEQTLELEAYAIKFTNDLDDAKDLLQDTILKAIRFYGKFEEGTNLKGWLYIIMKNTFINNYRKNIKTQSIVTQEDEISYANLMTSATKNGSETSFVLGDIKGALAKLPIHLSIPFVRYVEGYKYNEIAEQLNIPLGTVKTRIHEARKQLARMLKMYKQRMN, from the coding sequence GTGACATCAAACCAATTCACGACACTCATTCACGAGCAAACTTTAGAATTAGAAGCATATGCAATCAAATTCACCAATGATCTCGATGATGCAAAGGACCTGTTGCAAGATACCATTTTGAAGGCAATAAGATTTTACGGCAAATTCGAGGAGGGAACAAACCTTAAGGGTTGGCTGTATATCATCATGAAGAATACGTTTATTAACAATTACCGCAAAAACATCAAGACTCAATCAATAGTAACCCAAGAAGATGAGATCTCATATGCAAATCTTATGACGAGTGCTACAAAAAACGGTTCAGAAACGAGCTTTGTATTGGGGGATATAAAAGGCGCACTGGCCAAACTTCCGATTCACCTCTCAATACCATTTGTTAGATATGTCGAAGGATATAAATACAATGAGATAGCTGAACAACTCAATATTCCCCTTGGCACTGTTAAAACAAGAATCCATGAGGCTCGCAAGCAGTTGGCTAGAATGTTAAAGATGTATAAACAGAGAATGAATTAA
- a CDS encoding LytR/AlgR family response regulator transcription factor, whose translation MKKTFNCAIVDDDWSAIRLLTDHIGEFPNLNITKTFTKPIQALAELSIDQNIDLIFLDINMPGLSGMQVAENLRDTSPNIIFTTAHDRYALQAFDVRAKDFLLKPIELETFTKVVNRVLKECFVKKLSQFSYDDLAFFRPGNRGIVDRIDLSAITHFKGAGNYVDIFTNEEHFTIYMTIREMSDILTADDKFFRVHKSYLINGSYVTRIVGNVVYLGKHPIPMTSPYKKRFCDFIGEKIWISKRI comes from the coding sequence ATGAAAAAGACCTTCAATTGCGCCATTGTGGACGATGATTGGTCAGCTATTCGTCTGCTCACCGATCACATCGGGGAATTCCCGAACCTCAACATTACAAAGACCTTCACAAAGCCCATTCAGGCACTTGCCGAACTCAGCATCGATCAAAACATTGACCTTATTTTTCTTGACATTAATATGCCCGGCCTTTCCGGCATGCAGGTCGCCGAAAACCTCCGCGACACTTCCCCGAACATTATTTTTACTACCGCGCATGACCGATATGCGCTCCAAGCATTTGATGTGAGGGCAAAAGACTTTCTACTCAAGCCGATAGAACTCGAAACTTTCACCAAAGTAGTCAACAGGGTCTTAAAAGAATGTTTTGTAAAAAAGCTGAGCCAATTCAGTTATGATGATCTTGCCTTTTTCCGCCCGGGAAACCGCGGAATAGTGGACCGGATTGACCTATCGGCCATCACTCATTTTAAAGGCGCAGGAAACTATGTGGATATATTCACAAACGAGGAACACTTTACCATCTACATGACCATACGGGAAATGTCAGACATCCTTACTGCGGATGATAAATTTTTCAGGGTACATAAATCCTATCTGATAAACGGTTCCTACGTAACGCGTATAGTAGGGAACGTCGTTTATCTGGGGAAGCACCCGATACCAATGACCAGTCCTTATAAGAAGAGGTTCTGCGACTTCATCGGAGAGAAGATTTGGATATCAAAGCGAATTTGA
- a CDS encoding sensor histidine kinase: MLTYAKPVLNPKNPLGNWLIHLGAWFAYMLYESFSVALATGTFSRITIYLLHYAVNILLFYFHAGVVLPLATSVKRNSPWMLLLLIVFEIALFLAFKFGIDHLIALLYPEMAQNEIILDKKFIAGGVWRSVYFILLASGYYYLRYYIKERDNREQLEKRAYEEELNARENLIELNNAKNAFLRAQINPHFLFNTLNFIYSRIHKADQPAAKTLSLLANIMRYALESGNGPGLIRVEDELGPAGLLLDLWKIRQEEENTAIVLDADDEAKKAKFVPLVILTLLENMLKHGNLSEKQHPGRVKIWVEDPQIILMTRNLINTGLNDSGHHTGLNNIRQRLFLTYGEEAVMQQHVEGNYFTVKISAPLR, encoded by the coding sequence ATGTTGACTTACGCAAAACCGGTACTTAACCCAAAAAATCCACTGGGCAACTGGCTCATTCACCTTGGTGCCTGGTTTGCCTACATGCTCTATGAGTCTTTTTCTGTAGCCCTGGCAACAGGCACCTTCAGCAGAATTACCATTTATCTCCTGCACTACGCGGTCAACATCCTGTTGTTCTATTTCCACGCCGGCGTAGTTCTTCCCTTGGCTACCTCGGTCAAAAGGAATAGTCCATGGATGCTATTGTTACTGATAGTATTTGAAATAGCCCTCTTTCTTGCCTTTAAGTTCGGTATAGATCACCTTATTGCGCTATTATATCCCGAGATGGCCCAGAATGAAATTATCCTTGATAAAAAGTTCATTGCAGGCGGTGTCTGGCGCAGCGTATACTTTATCCTTTTGGCATCGGGTTATTACTACCTGAGGTATTACATCAAAGAACGCGACAACCGCGAGCAACTAGAAAAAAGGGCATATGAGGAAGAATTAAATGCCAGGGAAAATCTCATTGAGCTCAACAATGCCAAAAATGCCTTCCTCAGGGCACAGATCAACCCCCATTTCCTGTTCAATACGTTAAACTTCATCTACAGCCGCATACATAAAGCAGACCAGCCGGCAGCAAAGACGCTATCATTACTGGCAAACATCATGCGCTATGCCCTCGAGAGTGGTAACGGACCCGGGCTTATCCGTGTGGAAGATGAGCTCGGACCAGCCGGGCTTCTGCTTGACCTGTGGAAAATCAGGCAGGAGGAGGAAAATACAGCGATTGTACTTGACGCCGATGATGAAGCTAAAAAAGCGAAATTTGTTCCACTGGTTATCCTTACGCTCCTTGAAAATATGTTAAAACACGGAAACCTGAGTGAAAAGCAACACCCCGGGAGGGTTAAAATCTGGGTAGAAGATCCGCAGATCATACTGATGACCAGAAACCTCATCAATACCGGCCTGAACGATTCAGGCCATCACACTGGTCTGAATAACATAAGGCAACGGCTTTTTCTGACCTATGGCGAAGAGGCAGTAATGCAGCAGCATGTCGAAGGAAATTATTTTACGGTAAAGATCAGCGCTCCACTGAGATGA
- a CDS encoding histone H1, translating to MEKFKKVQEVISSIEADVAKFYDGGNSAAGTRVRKAMQDLKVLAQEIRAEVIEKKNNNK from the coding sequence ATGGAAAAATTCAAAAAAGTACAAGAAGTGATCTCTTCGATAGAAGCAGATGTGGCAAAATTCTATGATGGCGGTAATTCAGCTGCGGGAACACGTGTCCGCAAGGCTATGCAGGACCTAAAAGTGTTGGCTCAGGAAATCAGAGCTGAGGTTATAGAGAAAAAAAACAACAATAAGTAA